The following proteins are encoded in a genomic region of Streptococcus equi subsp. equi:
- a CDS encoding permease produces the protein MEFLGPIGVLLGIIAIVYFSLKEIHITIAAPMATILVVLLNSMPLVESLLGKEPNNYMGALGGYIMSYFAIFLLGSILAKLMEVSGATVSIAEFILKKVGYQNPYRILVAIFIISAILTYGGISLFVVMFAVLPLARSLFKKMDLAWNLIQVPLWLGIATFTMTILPGTPAIQNVIPIQYLNTSLTAALVPSILGSVGCIAFGLFYMKRCLTKSLEVGENYATYTSQTNEDTTERVLPPFVVSILPLILLIVIAIIGSLLGDEFVKKNIIYVALLTGIISAIVLFNKYIDKKIATLSIGASGAVGPIFATASAVAFGSVVTAASGFGVFSDIILNIPGPPVISLTVLTSAMAAITGSSSGALGIVMPNFAQYYLDAGVSPEIIHRVAAVASNILTIVPQSGVFLTFLSLTGLSHKNGFKQTFITVFGGTLVAESIIMLTSLFF, from the coding sequence ATGGAATTTTTAGGACCAATTGGGGTCTTGCTGGGCATTATTGCCATCGTTTATTTTTCTCTAAAGGAAATTCATATTACCATTGCGGCTCCTATGGCAACGATTTTGGTCGTCCTTCTAAATAGTATGCCACTAGTTGAGTCACTCTTGGGTAAGGAACCAAATAACTATATGGGTGCGCTGGGTGGCTATATCATGAGCTACTTTGCTATCTTCTTGTTGGGGTCTATTTTAGCTAAATTGATGGAAGTCAGTGGTGCAACAGTTTCCATTGCTGAATTTATCTTGAAAAAAGTAGGTTATCAAAACCCTTACCGTATCTTGGTGGCTATTTTTATCATCAGTGCTATTTTGACTTATGGTGGTATTAGTCTCTTTGTGGTCATGTTTGCTGTTCTACCCTTGGCACGCTCTCTCTTTAAAAAGATGGACTTAGCATGGAACTTAATTCAAGTACCACTTTGGTTGGGGATTGCAACCTTTACTATGACGATCTTACCTGGTACACCAGCGATTCAAAACGTTATCCCTATACAATATCTTAACACGTCTCTAACCGCAGCCTTGGTGCCAAGTATTTTAGGGAGTGTTGGCTGTATCGCCTTTGGTCTTTTCTATATGAAGCGTTGTTTGACTAAGAGTTTAGAAGTTGGCGAAAACTATGCGACCTATACTAGTCAAACAAATGAAGATACAACTGAAAGGGTTTTACCACCATTTGTAGTCAGCATCTTGCCTTTGATACTCTTGATTGTTATTGCCATCATAGGTAGTCTGCTAGGGGACGAATTCGTTAAGAAAAATATCATTTATGTGGCCCTCTTGACAGGAATTATTTCAGCTATCGTTTTATTTAACAAGTACATTGATAAGAAAATTGCGACCCTCAGCATTGGTGCTAGCGGTGCGGTTGGTCCAATCTTTGCGACAGCCTCTGCAGTAGCCTTTGGTTCTGTTGTTACAGCAGCATCTGGTTTTGGCGTATTCTCAGACATCATTTTGAATATTCCTGGGCCACCTGTGATCAGCTTGACTGTCCTGACTTCGGCTATGGCAGCTATTACAGGTTCGTCTTCAGGAGCGTTAGGGATCGTAATGCCAAATTTTGCTCAATATTATTTAGATGCAGGCGTTTCACCTGAGATCATTCATCGTGTGGCAGCTGTTGCCTCTAATATTTTGACCATTGTACCCCAGTCTGGCGTCTTTTTAACCTTCTTGAGCCTTACTGGTCTCAGCCATAAAAATGGCTTTAAACAAACCTTTATTACAGTTTTTGGTGGTACGTTGGTGGCCGAGAGCATTATTATGTTAACTAGCCTGTTTTTTTAA